In Calothrix sp. PCC 7507, one DNA window encodes the following:
- a CDS encoding KaiA family protein — translation MLLPILIFQPNVKKRLWSLVVLASKQELIKWAWNLINTTNTQLFHLPLIATTTTKTYYLLGWLPQNIHESLTDKHYYVFADHQQTHQNFFQQMGRDEQDALLQELKFDYQEILISYFTTDRTLKGKIDKFINAVFCANIPVPQIIEIHMEVIEEFSKQLRLEGRSDETLLDYRLTLIDILAHLCETYRCSMYK, via the coding sequence ATGTTATTACCAATATTAATTTTCCAACCAAATGTTAAAAAAAGATTATGGAGTCTCGTAGTTCTAGCCAGTAAACAAGAATTGATTAAATGGGCCTGGAACCTAATTAACACCACTAATACCCAATTGTTCCACCTACCTCTGATAGCTACCACCACTACTAAAACCTACTATCTATTGGGGTGGTTGCCACAAAATATTCATGAAAGCCTCACTGACAAACATTACTATGTGTTCGCAGATCATCAGCAAACACACCAAAACTTTTTTCAGCAGATGGGCAGGGACGAGCAGGATGCTTTGTTACAGGAACTTAAATTCGATTACCAAGAAATTCTTATAAGCTACTTTACTACAGACAGAACACTCAAAGGAAAAATTGATAAATTTATCAACGCGGTATTTTGTGCTAATATTCCTGTGCCCCAAATCATCGAAATTCACATGGAAGTAATTGAAGAATTTTCTAAACAGCTAAGATTAGAAGGAAGGAGCGATGAGACATTACTAGATTACCGCCTGACACTAATAGATATTCTGGCTCACCTGTGTGAAACCTATAGATGTTCGATGTATAAGTAA
- the kaiB gene encoding circadian clock protein KaiB, with protein MNKARKTYVLKLYVAGNTPNSVRALKTLKDILDQEFQGVYALKVIDVLKSPQLAEEDKILATPTLSKILPPPVRKIIGDLSDRERVLIGLDLLYEELSEEDWGE; from the coding sequence ATGAATAAAGCCAGAAAAACCTATGTTCTCAAGCTTTATGTAGCAGGGAACACACCAAATTCAGTACGGGCATTAAAAACACTAAAAGACATTTTAGACCAAGAGTTTCAAGGTGTTTATGCCCTGAAAGTGATCGACGTTCTCAAAAGCCCACAGCTGGCCGAGGAAGATAAAATATTAGCCACGCCGACATTATCTAAAATTTTGCCCCCTCCCGTACGCAAAATTATCGGTGATCTTTCAGATAGAGAAAGAGTTTTGATTGGACTAGATTTACTCTATGAAGAACTAAGTGAAGAAGATTGGGGCGAGTAA
- the kaiC gene encoding circadian clock protein KaiC, with amino-acid sequence MSEKDQTEQNNIPLINGVEKIRTMIEGFDDISHGGLPVGRTTLVSGTSGTGKTLLSLQFLYNGITYFDEAGVFVTFEESPSDIIKNAYIFGWNLQRLIDEGKLFILDASPDPEGQDIVGNFDLSALIERLQYAIRKYKAKRVSVDSITAVFQQYEAMGVVRREIFRLVARLKLLYVTTIITTERSEEYGSVASFGVEEFVSDNVVIVRNVLEGERRRRTIEILKLRGTTHMKGEYPFTITNDGVNIFPLGAMRLTQRSSNIRVSSGVKTLNEMCGGGFFKDSIILATGATGTGKTLLVSKFIQDGCLSGERAILFAYEESRAQLSRNASSWGIDFEALEHQGLLKIICTYPESTGLEDHLQIIKTEIAVFKPARIAIDSLSALARGVSNNAFRQFVIGVTGYAKQEEITGFFTNTTDQFMGSHSITDSHISTITDTILMLQYVEIRGEMSRAINVFKMRGSWHDKGIREYNITADGPDIKDSFRNYERIVSGAPTRVSIDEKAELSRIVRRFDDKQSSDS; translated from the coding sequence ATGAGTGAAAAAGATCAAACAGAGCAAAACAACATACCATTAATTAATGGCGTAGAGAAAATCCGGACAATGATCGAGGGCTTCGACGATATTAGTCATGGTGGTTTACCAGTTGGGAGAACCACCTTAGTCAGCGGTACTTCTGGGACAGGCAAAACTTTATTATCTCTGCAATTTCTTTACAATGGTATCACCTACTTTGATGAGGCAGGAGTATTTGTTACCTTTGAAGAATCCCCCAGCGACATTATTAAAAATGCCTATATTTTTGGGTGGAATTTACAACGTCTCATCGATGAAGGTAAATTATTTATTCTTGATGCGTCACCTGATCCAGAAGGTCAAGATATTGTTGGTAACTTTGACCTGTCAGCACTGATTGAGCGCTTGCAATATGCTATTCGCAAGTATAAGGCGAAAAGAGTTTCCGTTGACTCAATCACAGCAGTATTTCAGCAATATGAAGCTATGGGAGTAGTGCGGCGGGAAATTTTTCGCCTTGTAGCACGCCTCAAACTACTGTATGTCACCACAATAATTACGACCGAACGTAGTGAAGAATATGGGTCTGTTGCTTCTTTTGGGGTAGAAGAATTTGTTTCGGATAATGTCGTCATTGTCCGTAACGTTTTAGAAGGGGAACGTCGTCGGCGCACAATTGAAATTCTCAAATTGCGCGGCACAACTCACATGAAAGGCGAATATCCTTTTACAATCACCAATGACGGAGTCAATATTTTCCCACTGGGGGCGATGCGCTTAACACAAAGGTCTTCTAATATCCGCGTATCTTCTGGTGTCAAAACCTTGAATGAGATGTGCGGAGGTGGTTTCTTTAAAGATTCTATTATTTTGGCAACAGGAGCTACAGGTACTGGTAAAACCTTGTTAGTAAGCAAGTTTATTCAAGATGGCTGCCTCAGCGGCGAACGAGCGATATTATTTGCTTATGAAGAATCACGTGCCCAACTGTCTCGTAATGCTTCTTCGTGGGGAATTGATTTTGAGGCGCTAGAACATCAAGGTTTACTCAAAATCATTTGTACCTATCCAGAATCTACTGGTTTAGAAGATCACTTACAAATTATCAAGACGGAAATAGCTGTCTTTAAGCCAGCCCGCATTGCTATTGACTCCCTTTCAGCCCTAGCTAGAGGGGTTAGTAATAATGCATTCCGACAGTTTGTGATCGGTGTTACAGGTTATGCTAAACAAGAAGAAATTACTGGTTTTTTCACCAATACAACAGACCAGTTTATGGGGTCACATTCAATCACTGACTCCCACATTTCCACGATTACCGACACAATTTTGATGTTGCAATACGTGGAAATTCGGGGAGAGATGTCTCGAGCGATCAATGTATTCAAAATGCGGGGTTCTTGGCATGACAAGGGCATCCGCGAATATAATATTACCGCCGACGGACCAGATATTAAAGATTCTTTCCGGAATTATGAGCGGATTGTCAGTGGTGCCCCTACCCGCGTTAGTATCGATGAAAAGGCGGAACTTTCTCGCATCGTCAGGCGTTTTGATGATAAACAGAGTTCCGATTCCTAA
- a CDS encoding TolC family protein — MKGQQIFYSFLPGVTAAVLTTQPAWAVTVKVNGVQLAASPSVSTSTYGRTLVADIANQQLPSATGNSSPSLAPYPEWMALNVKPVNQDKIPLIARENFGLKKAQVLRKNESRFFSLTSTSSANQQLDQNLSAQSNRQQSHLGQKSENLVVPTAVQQTTFSLSSSQQPLVQRKSPDAQSQNVLQTVVTSTGAAKLLQIPSCSLEKASLLQSSRACLQKIDSGERVVQNMPTKPGNVIPAPAGSGQVPTTPGNVIPAPAGGSGQVPTTPGNVIPAPADPRQVLDNLNPSPNPLQFPTKPEEVMLQSNQPITLAQALELAQRNNRDLQVAILTRQRSQEALREAQAALLPTVGISTSVTRQRSTSETLQTKLEEQAQEGLPEQLRSPVDSAQANTSFTGQAQLSYSLYTSGQRQASIRAAEEQLRSDELAVESSAEDIRLNVSTDYYNLQQADEQVRISQSAVQNAQASLKDAEALERAGVGTRFDVLRSQVNLANSQQTLTNAISQQQIARRQLATRISLTQSVNISAADPVKLAGLWNQSLEQSIVLAFQNRPELQQQLAQRNISEQQRRQALASLGPQVSLVATYDLLDQFDDGVGVSDGYSVGVRATLNLFDGGAARARAAQQKVNIAIAETNFANQRNQIRFQVEQAFSTQKSNLENVQTANTALEQAREALRLARLRFQAGVGTQTDVINSENDLTVAEGNRVRAILDYNRALAQLQRSVTFRAFRQ, encoded by the coding sequence GTGAAAGGACAGCAAATATTCTATAGTTTCTTGCCTGGTGTGACAGCAGCGGTATTAACAACACAGCCTGCTTGGGCTGTGACTGTAAAAGTAAATGGGGTACAGCTGGCAGCTTCTCCTAGTGTCTCGACCTCTACTTATGGTCGAACATTGGTTGCGGATATTGCTAATCAGCAACTGCCAAGTGCCACGGGCAATAGTTCTCCCTCTCTGGCTCCTTATCCTGAGTGGATGGCACTAAATGTCAAGCCTGTAAATCAGGATAAAATTCCGTTAATTGCAAGGGAAAATTTTGGTCTCAAAAAAGCACAAGTACTTAGGAAAAATGAAAGTAGATTTTTCAGTTTGACATCTACTTCATCTGCTAACCAACAGCTAGACCAGAATCTTTCTGCCCAAAGCAACCGACAACAGAGTCACTTGGGGCAGAAATCAGAAAATTTAGTCGTTCCGACTGCTGTCCAGCAAACAACATTTTCTCTGTCTTCTTCACAGCAGCCATTAGTTCAAAGAAAAAGTCCTGATGCTCAATCGCAGAATGTTTTACAAACTGTAGTCACGAGTACAGGAGCAGCAAAGCTGTTGCAGATACCCAGTTGCTCACTAGAAAAGGCTTCTCTACTACAGTCTTCTAGAGCTTGTCTACAAAAAATTGACTCTGGGGAACGGGTAGTCCAAAATATGCCAACTAAGCCGGGAAATGTCATTCCTGCACCTGCTGGTTCTGGACAAGTTCCGACTACGCCAGGAAACGTCATTCCTGCACCTGCTGGTGGTTCTGGACAAGTTCCGACTACGCCGGGAAATGTCATTCCTGCGCCTGCTGATCCTAGACAGGTTCTTGATAACCTGAACCCGAGTCCCAATCCTCTGCAATTTCCTACCAAGCCAGAGGAAGTCATGCTGCAAAGCAATCAGCCGATTACTTTAGCACAGGCTTTAGAGTTGGCGCAGCGGAACAATCGGGATCTACAGGTGGCTATACTGACGCGACAACGCAGCCAAGAGGCTTTACGCGAGGCCCAAGCGGCTTTGTTGCCCACAGTGGGTATTAGTACTAGTGTAACTCGCCAACGGTCTACTTCAGAGACACTTCAGACCAAATTAGAAGAGCAAGCACAAGAGGGTCTACCGGAGCAACTGCGATCGCCTGTAGATTCAGCTCAAGCTAATACATCTTTCACTGGTCAAGCACAACTATCATATAGCCTTTATACCTCTGGTCAAAGGCAAGCTAGCATTAGAGCGGCTGAGGAGCAATTACGTTCTGACGAATTGGCTGTGGAAAGTAGCGCTGAAGACATCCGTCTCAATGTATCTACTGATTACTACAATCTGCAACAAGCTGATGAACAGGTTCGGATTTCCCAGTCAGCCGTGCAAAATGCTCAGGCGAGTTTGAAAGATGCAGAAGCTTTAGAGCGCGCTGGGGTGGGTACTCGCTTCGATGTGCTGCGCTCTCAGGTAAATTTAGCAAATTCTCAACAAACCCTAACTAATGCTATTTCTCAACAGCAAATAGCCCGCCGTCAATTAGCTACTCGGATAAGTTTAACGCAATCGGTGAATATCAGTGCTGCTGACCCTGTAAAACTAGCCGGTCTTTGGAACCAGTCATTGGAACAAAGTATTGTGTTAGCTTTTCAAAACCGTCCAGAACTGCAACAACAGTTGGCGCAACGTAACATTAGTGAGCAGCAACGACGACAAGCACTGGCGTCGCTAGGGCCACAAGTTAGTTTGGTTGCTACCTACGATTTGCTAGATCAGTTTGATGATGGTGTTGGCGTTAGTGATGGGTATTCTGTGGGAGTTAGGGCTACCCTGAATTTGTTCGATGGGGGAGCAGCAAGAGCAAGAGCAGCTCAACAGAAAGTTAATATTGCGATCGCAGAAACTAACTTTGCTAACCAGCGTAACCAAATTCGGTTTCAGGTAGAACAAGCCTTTTCTACCCAGAAATCTAATTTAGAAAATGTTCAAACCGCTAATACTGCTCTAGAACAAGCTAGAGAAGCTTTACGGTTAGCACGTTTGCGCTTTCAGGCTGGTGTTGGGACTCAAACTGATGTAATCAACTCTGAAAATGACTTGACTGTAGCTGAAGGTAATCGTGTCAGAGCTATTTTGGATTACAACCGCGCTTTGGCTCAATTACAACGCTCTGTCACTTTTAGAGCATTCCGTCAATAA
- a CDS encoding photosystem II S4 domain protein: MLPREELLKSVENRDSIARVIDQAEQAIKTWEVVLTDFLSPPELAEIQRVFSRLTEVQLVTWGGYPQAERQRIAIARAEMPLDQSQVDLVLLEIAGNFLFDTASHRDFLGAMLGTGIVREKTGDIVVLGERGAQAIVAPDLVEFLEMSLNQVRSVPVKTRRIDFSELKVREPKKKELTTVEASLRLDAIASAGFGMSRSKMVDLIDSGDVRVNWKEVTQASSQVKAGDLIAIRTKGRLEVGEIAVTKKDRYRVQLTRYM, encoded by the coding sequence ATGTTGCCAAGAGAAGAACTTTTAAAAAGTGTTGAAAATCGAGATAGCATAGCTCGTGTCATTGACCAAGCAGAACAGGCGATTAAAACTTGGGAAGTGGTTTTGACAGATTTTTTGTCGCCGCCAGAATTGGCTGAAATTCAACGGGTGTTTAGTCGGTTGACAGAGGTGCAATTGGTGACATGGGGGGGATATCCGCAAGCGGAACGCCAAAGAATAGCGATCGCCCGTGCGGAAATGCCTTTAGATCAATCCCAAGTTGACCTGGTGTTGCTAGAAATTGCCGGGAATTTCTTGTTTGACACCGCCTCTCACCGCGACTTTTTAGGCGCAATGCTGGGGACAGGAATTGTCCGTGAAAAGACGGGAGATATTGTGGTTTTGGGGGAGAGAGGGGCACAGGCGATCGTTGCACCGGATTTGGTAGAGTTTTTAGAGATGAGTCTTAACCAAGTGCGATCGGTGCCTGTGAAAACCCGGCGGATTGATTTTAGCGAGTTAAAAGTCCGGGAACCGAAGAAAAAAGAATTAACCACCGTCGAAGCGTCGTTGCGATTAGATGCGATCGCCTCCGCTGGTTTTGGCATGTCCCGCAGTAAAATGGTTGACTTAATCGACTCCGGCGATGTTCGTGTCAACTGGAAGGAAGTTACCCAAGCTAGTTCTCAAGTTAAAGCAGGCGACTTAATCGCCATTCGCACTAAAGGACGTTTGGAAGTAGGAGAAATAGCCGTCACCAAAAAAGACCGCTACCGAGTCCAGTTAACAAGGTATATGTAG
- a CDS encoding SDR family oxidoreductase, producing MSTALITGASGGIGKAFAQKLAARQTNLVLVARSEEKLNQLAQELQEKYKIRVDVIVKDLTETNAANAVFDVTKSQGLTIDLLINNAGFGDYGDFAERDGERQVKMVQLNILALVDLTHQFLPLMRQRRSGSIINVSSIAAFQPIPYLSVYAASKAFVLSFSESLWAENRQYGVRILVACPGPTETDFFTEADFPQSFTGKTSKISTPEEVVNDTLNALERGDSTVVSGSFLSKIITNLSRFVPRETLVSILEKQFKA from the coding sequence ATGTCAACTGCTTTAATTACTGGTGCATCTGGTGGTATTGGTAAAGCTTTTGCTCAAAAACTAGCTGCACGCCAGACAAATCTTGTTCTTGTTGCTCGTTCTGAAGAGAAACTAAATCAACTAGCCCAAGAACTACAAGAAAAATACAAAATTCGAGTAGATGTTATAGTTAAAGACTTAACAGAAACTAATGCTGCTAATGCGGTATTTGATGTCACCAAATCTCAAGGATTAACTATTGATTTGTTAATCAATAATGCTGGTTTTGGTGACTATGGCGATTTTGCCGAACGAGATGGAGAACGGCAAGTAAAGATGGTGCAATTAAATATTTTGGCATTGGTAGATTTAACCCACCAATTTCTACCATTGATGCGACAACGTCGTTCTGGAAGCATTATTAATGTATCTTCGATCGCTGCATTCCAACCGATACCATATCTTTCGGTTTATGCTGCTAGTAAAGCTTTTGTTCTCAGTTTTAGTGAATCACTGTGGGCAGAAAATCGTCAGTATGGTGTGCGTATCTTAGTTGCTTGTCCGGGTCCGACAGAAACCGACTTTTTTACTGAAGCCGATTTTCCCCAATCTTTTACCGGGAAAACTAGTAAGATATCTACTCCCGAAGAAGTGGTAAATGATACTCTAAATGCTTTGGAAAGAGGAGATTCAACAGTTGTCAGCGGCAGTTTTTTAAGCAAAATTATCACAAATTTATCTAGGTTTGTACCGAGAGAAACTCTAGTGAGTATTTTGGAAAAGCAGTTTAAAGCTTAG
- a CDS encoding class I fructose-bisphosphate aldolase, which translates to MTATLLEGSSIESLLGKEAEDLLTYKAKVSHDLLHLPGPDFIDRVWLNSDRHPQVLRNLQQLYAHGRLANTGYLSILPVDQGIEHSAGASFAPNPIYFDPENIIKLAIASGCNAVATTLGVLGSISRKYAHKIPFITKINHNELLTSPNQFDQILFADVEQAWNLGAVAVGATIYFGSENSTRQIQEISQAFKRAHELGLVTILWCYLRNNSFKQDQDYHLAADLTGQANHLGVTIEADIIKQKLPENNNGYGAVAKATGKSYGKTDPRVYTELTTDHPIDLTRYQVLNCYSGRAGLINSGGASGKNDFVEAVRTAVINKRAGGTGLISGRKTFQRPFEEGVKLFHAIQDVYLSPDVTIA; encoded by the coding sequence ATGACTGCAACGCTTTTAGAAGGTAGTTCTATTGAGTCACTGCTGGGGAAAGAGGCAGAAGACCTACTTACCTACAAGGCAAAGGTTTCTCACGATTTACTACATTTACCAGGACCAGACTTTATAGATCGAGTCTGGCTTAACAGCGATCGCCATCCTCAAGTATTGCGTAATCTCCAACAACTCTATGCTCATGGTCGGCTGGCGAATACTGGCTATCTCTCAATTCTCCCAGTAGACCAAGGGATTGAACATTCTGCTGGGGCATCTTTCGCACCTAACCCAATTTATTTTGATCCCGAAAATATTATCAAACTAGCGATCGCCAGTGGTTGCAATGCTGTCGCCACAACCTTGGGTGTCTTAGGCAGCATTTCACGTAAATATGCCCACAAAATTCCCTTTATTACCAAAATCAATCACAACGAGTTACTCACATCTCCCAATCAATTTGACCAGATATTATTTGCTGATGTCGAACAAGCTTGGAATTTAGGGGCTGTGGCTGTAGGCGCGACAATTTATTTTGGTTCAGAGAATTCTACCAGGCAAATTCAGGAGATTAGCCAAGCCTTTAAACGCGCTCATGAACTCGGTTTAGTAACTATTCTCTGGTGCTATCTGCGAAACAACAGTTTTAAACAAGACCAAGATTATCACCTCGCCGCCGACCTCACAGGACAAGCAAATCACCTGGGTGTAACCATTGAAGCCGATATCATCAAACAAAAGTTGCCTGAAAACAACAATGGTTATGGTGCAGTAGCTAAGGCGACTGGTAAGAGTTACGGCAAAACTGATCCACGAGTTTACACCGAATTAACCACTGACCACCCAATTGATTTGACTCGTTACCAGGTGCTTAATTGCTACAGCGGACGTGCAGGTTTGATTAATTCTGGTGGCGCATCTGGTAAGAACGACTTTGTAGAAGCCGTTCGCACCGCAGTTATTAATAAACGCGCTGGCGGTACAGGGTTAATTTCTGGACGTAAGACTTTCCAGCGTCCATTTGAGGAAGGAGTCAAGCTATTTCATGCTATTCAAGATGTTTACTTATCACCTGATGTGACCATAGCCTGA
- a CDS encoding DUF433 domain-containing protein, with protein sequence MTLASNGQVAIIRTERGLAIAGTRITVYDVMDYLKAQYPPKLIREKLGLNDEQIHSALAYIETHRTEVEAEYQECLRTAAEIRQYWEERNRERFAKIAAIPPKPDQEALRAKLQAWKARIEAQS encoded by the coding sequence ATGACTCTCGCATCAAATGGGCAAGTAGCGATCATTCGCACAGAGCGTGGATTGGCGATCGCCGGTACACGCATCACTGTTTATGATGTGATGGACTATTTGAAGGCTCAGTATCCACCAAAGCTTATTCGTGAAAAGCTCGGTCTTAACGATGAGCAAATTCATTCAGCCTTAGCATATATTGAGACCCATCGTACCGAGGTTGAAGCAGAATACCAAGAATGTCTGCGAACAGCAGCGGAAATTCGGCAATATTGGGAAGAGCGAAATCGCGAACGATTTGCCAAGATCGCAGCGATTCCCCCTAAGCCAGATCAAGAAGCCCTTCGTGCAAAACTTCAAGCCTGGAAAGCACGCATTGAAGCCCAGTCATGA
- a CDS encoding DUF5615 family PIN-like protein, whose translation MNFLIDYNLTGDAVLFWGTLSAEGWLDLLSIRFFTFQEIGLPMDSSDRVVWQFAQTNQMVLITANRNMKGDDSLEQTIRDENTPTSLPILTIGNPDRFDESSYRQKCATRLIEILFDLENYMGVGRIFIP comes from the coding sequence ATGAACTTCCTGATTGATTACAACTTAACGGGTGATGCTGTTTTATTCTGGGGAACGCTCTCAGCGGAAGGATGGCTTGACTTGTTATCTATCCGCTTCTTCACGTTTCAGGAGATTGGATTGCCAATGGATAGTAGTGATCGCGTCGTTTGGCAATTTGCTCAAACCAACCAGATGGTTTTGATTACAGCTAATCGAAATATGAAGGGAGACGATTCTCTGGAACAGACAATACGTGACGAAAATACACCGACTTCTCTGCCAATTCTGACAATTGGAAACCCTGATCGATTTGATGAAAGTAGCTATCGGCAAAAATGCGCCACTCGCCTGATTGAGATTTTGTTCGATCTGGAAAACTATATGGGAGTAGGTCGAATTTTCATTCCATAA
- the modB gene encoding molybdate ABC transporter permease subunit yields the protein MSIDLSPLWISLKTSLLATFITFFLGITAAYWMLGYRGKAKSLIEGVFVAPLILPPTVIGFLLLLFFGKNGPVGKLMQPFDFSIVFTWYGAAIAATVVSFPLMYKTALGAFEQIDSNLLRVARTLGAKESTIFWRISLPLALPGILAATTLAFARALGEFGATLMLAGNIPGQTQTIPMAIYFAVEAGAMNEAWFWAIAIMVISLSGIIIVNFWQELREKGGQRGQRGQRGQGRESSLLQTSSSPGRLLVDIEKRLSSFHLQVAFTADEQPLGLLGGSGAGKSMILRCLAGIETPTKGRIILNGKVLFDSEQKINVPSRDRRIGFLFQNYALFPHMTVAQNIAFGLPKGLSPGSIRVLVEEQLSAMQLQGLGDSPANTFSERYPHQLSGGQQQRVALARALASQPEVLLLDEPFSALDTHLRSQLEQQMTATLANYQGATLFVTHNMEEAYRICPNLLVLEHGRAVQHDSKQNIFEHPANVSVAQLTGCKNFSRAVSYASQQVEAIDWGCTLQVIEPVNSEFSHIGIRAHQIIFTNNPNQENTFQCWVVRTSETPHRTTLFIKLHSAGHSPQDYHLQAEVFKEKWAIMKDQPFPWYVRLDPLQLMLMK from the coding sequence ATGTCAATTGATTTATCACCCCTATGGATATCACTTAAAACATCATTACTAGCTACATTTATTACTTTTTTTCTCGGTATTACTGCTGCTTATTGGATGCTGGGATATCGCGGTAAAGCAAAATCACTAATTGAAGGTGTCTTTGTCGCTCCGCTAATCTTACCACCGACTGTTATCGGCTTTTTGTTACTGCTGTTTTTTGGTAAAAATGGCCCTGTGGGGAAACTCATGCAGCCATTTGATTTCAGCATTGTCTTTACTTGGTATGGTGCGGCGATCGCCGCTACAGTAGTTTCATTCCCATTAATGTATAAAACTGCATTGGGAGCTTTTGAACAGATTGATAGTAATCTGCTGCGGGTAGCCAGAACCTTGGGTGCAAAAGAATCAACCATTTTTTGGCGGATCAGTTTACCTCTAGCACTCCCAGGAATTTTAGCAGCGACAACTCTGGCTTTTGCCCGTGCTTTGGGTGAATTCGGTGCCACATTGATGTTGGCTGGGAACATTCCCGGACAAACCCAAACGATTCCGATGGCGATTTATTTTGCTGTGGAAGCTGGTGCAATGAATGAAGCTTGGTTTTGGGCGATCGCTATTATGGTAATTTCTCTATCAGGAATTATCATCGTCAACTTTTGGCAAGAATTAAGGGAGAAAGGAGGACAAAGGGGACAGAGAGGACAAAGAGGACAAGGAAGAGAATCATCTTTGTTGCAGACATCATCGTCCCCAGGTAGACTACTTGTAGACATTGAAAAACGACTGTCTAGTTTCCACCTACAAGTCGCTTTCACCGCTGATGAGCAACCCTTGGGATTGTTGGGTGGTTCTGGTGCTGGTAAAAGTATGATTCTGCGTTGTCTGGCGGGGATAGAAACACCAACAAAGGGGCGCATTATCTTAAATGGTAAAGTATTGTTTGACTCAGAACAAAAAATTAACGTACCTAGCCGCGATCGCCGTATTGGTTTTTTATTCCAGAATTACGCTCTCTTCCCGCACATGACAGTGGCACAAAACATCGCTTTCGGTTTACCCAAAGGACTGTCCCCTGGGAGTATCCGAGTACTAGTAGAAGAACAACTATCAGCCATGCAATTACAGGGATTAGGCGATAGTCCCGCCAACACTTTCAGTGAACGCTATCCACACCAACTTTCTGGCGGTCAACAGCAACGGGTAGCCTTAGCAAGAGCATTAGCCAGTCAACCAGAAGTATTACTCTTAGATGAGCCGTTTTCGGCACTCGATACCCACCTGCGGAGCCAATTAGAACAGCAAATGACCGCCACTCTCGCTAATTACCAAGGTGCGACACTATTTGTCACCCATAATATGGAAGAGGCTTATCGAATTTGCCCAAATTTATTGGTATTAGAGCATGGTAGAGCAGTTCAGCATGACTCCAAACAAAATATTTTTGAGCATCCGGCAAATGTCAGTGTGGCTCAGTTAACTGGATGTAAAAACTTTTCTCGTGCTGTTTCCTATGCATCCCAGCAAGTGGAAGCAATTGATTGGGGTTGTACCTTGCAAGTCATTGAACCTGTCAACAGTGAGTTTTCCCACATTGGCATTCGTGCCCATCAAATTATTTTTACCAACAACCCCAACCAAGAAAATACATTTCAGTGCTGGGTTGTTAGGACAAGCGAAACACCACACCGGACGACATTATTTATTAAATTACATTCTGCTGGTCATAGTCCCCAAGATTACCATCTACAAGCAGAAGTCTTCAAGGAAAAATGGGCAATTATGAAAGATCAGCCTTTTCCTTGGTATGTGCGTTTAGATCCTCTGCAATTGATGTTGATGAAGTAA
- the msrA gene encoding peptide-methionine (S)-S-oxide reductase MsrA gives MSTRSFTLSRDLVRNLSLISLAVLLVYGASCVMLPAPAIDISTSTPQGKQTAVFAGGCFWGMEAVFEHLKGVSDVVSGFSGGDPRTANYTLVSSGFTDHAESVKIIYDPSQISYKDLLKVYFLVAHDPTQLNRQGSDSGRQYRSAIFFVNDKQKQVAQDYINQLNKAQTFHKQIVTELAPLNGFYQAEAYHQNYIVRNLGDRYVVTHELPKLAKLQTAFPKMYKK, from the coding sequence ATGTCAACTCGTAGCTTTACTCTCTCTCGCGACTTAGTACGCAACTTGTCTCTCATTTCACTGGCTGTTTTACTTGTGTATGGTGCATCTTGTGTAATGCTTCCCGCACCTGCGATTGATATCTCGACTTCTACACCCCAAGGGAAGCAGACGGCGGTTTTTGCTGGAGGTTGCTTTTGGGGAATGGAAGCGGTTTTTGAGCATCTCAAGGGGGTTTCTGATGTTGTCTCTGGCTTTTCCGGAGGTGATCCCAGAACTGCAAACTACACCCTTGTCAGTTCCGGATTCACCGACCACGCCGAATCGGTGAAAATTATTTATGATCCATCGCAGATATCATATAAAGATCTGCTGAAGGTCTATTTTTTGGTGGCGCATGACCCAACACAGTTGAATCGACAGGGTTCTGATTCTGGTAGACAATATCGTTCGGCAATCTTTTTTGTTAACGACAAGCAGAAGCAGGTCGCACAAGATTATATCAATCAACTCAACAAAGCACAGACTTTCCATAAACAAATTGTGACCGAATTAGCTCCCTTGAACGGTTTTTATCAAGCTGAGGCCTACCATCAGAACTATATTGTACGTAATCTAGGCGATCGCTATGTCGTCACACATGAATTGCCAAAGCTAGCTAAACTCCAAACAGCGTTCCCTAAGATGTATAAAAAGTAA